One Candidatus Ornithobacterium hominis genomic region harbors:
- a CDS encoding DUF3467 domain-containing protein: MENNNQNQQVKNFDIEINPETASGIYSNLALINHSNTEFVVDFIQMMPGMPKAQVKSRIVLTPQHAKRLAQALVDNINKFENQFGEIKEPEQGQVPLNFGPKGEA; encoded by the coding sequence ATGGAAAATAATAATCAAAATCAGCAAGTAAAAAATTTCGATATTGAAATCAATCCTGAAACAGCTTCAGGAATCTATTCAAATTTAGCCCTTATCAATCATTCAAATACAGAGTTTGTTGTTGATTTCATTCAAATGATGCCAGGAATGCCTAAAGCACAAGTGAAATCTAGAATTGTATTGACTCCACAGCATGCTAAGCGATTAGCACAAGCGTTGGTAGATAATATCAATAAATTTGAAAATCAATTTGGTGAAATTAAAGAGCCAGAGCAAGGTCAGGTTCCGCTGAATTTCGGTCCGAAAGGAGAGGCTTAA
- the speB gene encoding agmatinase yields MKRTFAGVEEKYGLEENAKVILIPVPYDGTSTWGKGADKGPEAFLNAAENMELYDIETASEPYLNGVYLHDSVDENDSPEKMTEAVYKTVKNNLGKGKLVTLFGGEHSISIGAMRAMHEHHGKLNILQIDAHTDLRPEYLGSQCNHACAVYEASQKNNLIQVGIRSMDASEVEHMNPKNVFFAHEIHEQKNWQKEVLKRFKKLPVYITIDLDGFDPSIAPSTGTPEPGGLGFYEVLKLLKKVFKKYEVIGFDIVELAAREDEKSTDFLAAKLYYKMLAYYFNK; encoded by the coding sequence ATGAAAAGAACCTTTGCAGGAGTTGAAGAAAAATATGGTTTAGAAGAAAATGCTAAAGTCATTTTAATCCCCGTCCCATACGATGGGACTAGCACTTGGGGAAAGGGAGCTGATAAAGGCCCTGAAGCTTTTTTGAATGCCGCAGAAAACATGGAACTTTATGACATCGAAACTGCTAGTGAGCCTTATTTAAACGGTGTTTATCTTCACGATAGTGTAGATGAGAATGATAGCCCTGAAAAAATGACAGAGGCAGTTTATAAAACCGTAAAAAATAATTTGGGGAAGGGTAAGCTCGTCACTTTATTTGGAGGAGAACATTCCATCAGTATCGGTGCCATGCGTGCTATGCATGAACACCATGGTAAGTTGAATATTTTACAAATTGATGCTCACACCGATTTACGCCCAGAATATTTGGGTAGTCAATGCAATCATGCTTGTGCAGTCTATGAAGCGAGTCAAAAAAATAACTTGATACAAGTTGGAATTCGTTCGATGGATGCTTCTGAGGTAGAACATATGAACCCTAAAAATGTATTTTTTGCACATGAAATTCATGAACAAAAAAATTGGCAAAAAGAGGTTTTGAAGCGCTTTAAAAAATTACCAGTTTACATTACGATAGATTTAGACGGATTTGACCCGTCCATTGCACCTTCTACAGGAACGCCAGAACCTGGTGGATTAGGATTTTATGAAGTTTTAAAACTACTCAAAAAAGTCTTTAAAAAATATGAAGTCATCGGCTTTGATATTGTAGAATTAGCTGCGAGAGAAGATGAAAAATCAACAGATTTCTTAGCTGCAAAATTGTATTATAAAATGCTGGCTTACTACTTTAACAAATAA
- the gcvT gene encoding glycine cleavage system aminomethyltransferase GcvT: MKKTPLNQIHENLGAKMVEFAGYQMPVQYFGVKEEHMAVRENVGVFDVSHMGQFKVTGSDSQALIQNLISNDVSKLKVGQAQYSCLTNEKGGIIDDLIVYKLAQNDFMLVVNASRIDVDWDWISKHNNFDDCQLENISEQTALIAVQGPNSTKALQNLTPVELNEIPFYQFKQGNFAGIDDVIISATGYTGSGGFELYLPAEHAEKVWQAIFDSAEAFNILPCGLAARDTLRLEKAYCLYGNDINEETTPLEAGLGWVTKLHTNFTGKEVIELQKNKGVTRKLIGFKMTERGIPRKGYEIFNEKEEKIGEVTSGTQSPILNEGIGLGYVKKEFTAPGTTIWLKIRNKNVGAKIVKTPFV; this comes from the coding sequence ATGAAAAAAACACCGCTTAATCAAATTCATGAAAATTTGGGTGCTAAAATGGTGGAGTTCGCTGGCTACCAAATGCCTGTTCAATATTTTGGCGTAAAGGAAGAGCATATGGCTGTACGCGAAAATGTAGGCGTTTTTGATGTTAGCCACATGGGGCAATTTAAAGTTACTGGTAGTGATTCCCAAGCCTTAATTCAAAATTTAATTTCTAATGATGTTTCTAAATTAAAAGTCGGGCAAGCACAGTATTCTTGCTTGACAAATGAAAAGGGTGGAATCATAGATGATTTAATCGTCTATAAACTAGCTCAAAATGATTTTATGCTAGTGGTTAATGCCAGCCGAATAGATGTGGATTGGGATTGGATTTCAAAACACAATAACTTTGATGATTGTCAGTTAGAAAACATCAGCGAGCAAACGGCACTGATTGCTGTGCAAGGACCGAATTCTACAAAGGCTTTACAAAATTTAACGCCTGTTGAATTAAATGAAATTCCGTTTTACCAATTTAAGCAAGGAAACTTTGCTGGGATTGATGATGTCATCATTTCTGCGACAGGCTATACGGGCTCGGGCGGTTTTGAATTGTATCTGCCAGCAGAACATGCGGAAAAAGTTTGGCAAGCAATTTTTGATTCGGCTGAAGCTTTCAATATTTTACCTTGTGGATTGGCTGCCAGAGATACTTTACGTCTGGAGAAAGCCTATTGCCTATATGGTAATGACATCAATGAAGAGACTACTCCTCTAGAGGCTGGACTGGGCTGGGTTACAAAACTCCATACAAATTTCACTGGGAAAGAAGTCATTGAACTACAGAAAAATAAAGGGGTTACTAGGAAATTAATTGGCTTTAAAATGACTGAGCGAGGAATCCCTAGGAAAGGCTATGAAATATTTAATGAAAAAGAAGAAAAAATCGGTGAAGTAACTTCTGGAACGCAGTCTCCTATTTTAAATGAAGGCATTGGCTTAGGCTATGTGAAAAAAGAATTTACAGCCCCTGGAACTACAATTTGGCTGAAAATTAGAAATAAAAATGTGGGTGCAAAAATTGTAAAAACACCTTTTGTTTAA
- the idi gene encoding isopentenyl-diphosphate Delta-isomerase, whose protein sequence is MKNQVVLVNEKDERLGLMEKLEAHEKAVLHRAFSVFLFNEKGETLLQKRAKTKYHSPELWTNAVCSHPFDNESYKAGALRRLQEELGIELNDLEESFHFIYKADVGQNLWEHELDHVFVGEYDGDFNLNPKEVSEIQWISLDKLFLSLKKNPEIYTEWFKIILTEYKNNLL, encoded by the coding sequence ATGAAGAATCAAGTGGTATTGGTAAACGAAAAAGACGAGCGTTTGGGGCTTATGGAAAAATTAGAAGCTCATGAAAAAGCTGTACTCCACCGAGCTTTTTCCGTTTTTTTGTTTAATGAAAAAGGAGAAACATTGCTGCAAAAAAGAGCAAAGACAAAGTATCACAGCCCTGAGCTATGGACTAATGCGGTATGCAGTCATCCATTTGATAATGAGAGTTATAAGGCTGGTGCCTTACGGCGACTACAGGAGGAATTAGGCATTGAATTAAATGATTTAGAAGAAAGCTTCCACTTTATCTACAAAGCTGATGTGGGGCAAAATTTATGGGAGCATGAATTGGATCATGTCTTTGTAGGCGAATATGATGGTGATTTTAATTTAAACCCAAAAGAAGTTTCTGAGATTCAATGGATTTCTTTGGATAAACTTTTTTTAAGCCTTAAAAAAAATCCTGAAATTTATACCGAATGGTTCAAAATAATTTTAACCGAGTACAAAAATAATTTATTATGA
- a CDS encoding biotin--[acetyl-CoA-carboxylase] ligase gives MKNFTYLRYKTLGSTNQKLYQLAKNNFPEFTVVSTEHQTSGKGQRGSTWESSANENLTFSFLLRFDDFPSHEAHLISIWVSIYLQKFLSDCHIESKIKWPNDIIIHQKKAGGILIENQIQGQKIQFAVVGIGLNVYQKNFQGLKKATSIQNEFPEFSKGLKNFEMNLINFLFENRKKLKPENKNNLYQSYNQQLLGFQKINTFEQNGVCFSGIIYGIDEHGRLLVKREKSEVIESFDIKEISLMY, from the coding sequence ATGAAAAATTTTACTTATCTCAGGTATAAAACTTTGGGGTCTACAAATCAAAAGTTGTACCAACTGGCAAAGAACAATTTTCCAGAATTCACCGTTGTATCTACCGAGCATCAGACCAGCGGCAAAGGGCAGCGCGGCAGTACTTGGGAATCATCTGCGAATGAAAATTTAACGTTCAGTTTCCTTCTTCGTTTTGATGATTTCCCCAGCCACGAGGCGCATTTAATTTCCATTTGGGTATCGATTTATTTACAAAAATTCCTGTCAGATTGTCATATTGAGTCAAAAATCAAATGGCCCAACGATATTATAATTCATCAAAAAAAAGCGGGCGGAATTTTAATTGAAAATCAAATTCAAGGGCAAAAAATTCAATTTGCAGTTGTGGGAATTGGGCTAAACGTTTATCAAAAAAATTTTCAAGGCTTAAAAAAAGCAACAAGCATTCAAAATGAATTCCCTGAATTTTCTAAAGGCTTAAAAAATTTTGAGATGAATTTGATAAACTTTTTATTTGAAAACCGTAAAAAACTTAAACCAGAAAACAAAAATAATTTATATCAATCTTATAATCAACAGCTATTAGGTTTTCAGAAAATCAATACATTTGAACAAAATGGGGTCTGCTTTTCTGGGATTATTTATGGAATTGATGAGCATGGCCGCTTGCTAGTAAAGAGAGAAAAGTCTGAGGTAATTGAAAGTTTTGACATCAAAGAAATTTCTCTAATGTATTAA
- the rsfS gene encoding ribosome silencing factor, whose amino-acid sequence MTEKENPLLHQIIDSIQDVKGEDITILDLREIDNAICQYFVICSGNSNTQVSAIASMVEKKVRNELKERPLQVEGKDNAQWVLLDYASIVVHVFQKHIREYYDIESMWGDAKKINIELN is encoded by the coding sequence ATGACAGAAAAAGAAAATCCACTACTTCATCAAATTATTGACAGTATTCAAGATGTGAAAGGAGAGGACATCACCATTCTAGATTTGAGAGAGATAGACAATGCGATTTGTCAATATTTTGTGATTTGCAGCGGGAATTCAAATACGCAAGTTTCTGCTATTGCCAGCATGGTAGAGAAAAAAGTGAGAAATGAACTAAAAGAGCGACCTTTGCAGGTTGAAGGGAAGGATAATGCGCAGTGGGTTTTACTCGATTATGCTTCTATCGTCGTGCACGTTTTTCAAAAGCATATCAGAGAATATTATGATATCGAAAGTATGTGGGGTGATGCTAAAAAAATTAACATTGAACTGAATTAA
- the ftsH gene encoding ATP-dependent zinc metalloprotease FtsH gives MDKKEDNNNRKKVSFNLNWLYTLLALFLAGWFFFMSGGLNNGAKQIKEAQFFEYVRDGYVQKFTLNKDEEKVLVYLTSEALEKPEFKGLKQTPGFLGESPNMHFTVGDRTLFLQKFDQLPEETKAEVSMSIEENNPWVNVILQILIWILLIGLLWTFIFRRMGAGGGGPGGQIFNIGKSKAKLYDQNEKVKVSFKDVAGLEGAKEEVEEIVEFLKNPEKFTRLGGKIPKGALLIGSPGTGKTLLAKAVAGEAEVPFFSLSGSDFVEMFVGVGASRVRDLFKKAKEKSPSIIFIDEIDAIGRARGKNAMMNSNDERENTLNQLLTEMDGFGTNTNVIVLAATNRADILDKALMRAGRFDRRIYVDLPELHERKQIFKVHTKNLKIKEELDLEFLAKQTPGFSGADIANICNEAALIAARKNKEYIDRQDFLDAVDRIIGGLEKRGKIIKSSEKKRIAYHEAGHATVSWLLEHASPLVKVTIVPRGRSLGAAWYLPEERQITTEEQLLDEMSALLGGRAAEEVMFGNYSTGAQNDLERAFKQSMAMVTIYGLSDKIGHVSYYDSSGQSDYSFNKPYSEQTAEKIDDEIKRIIDEQYQRCIKLLSDNKDKLTQLAEILLEKEVIFRDDLEKIFGKREFSNAQDPFKETKSEKVIYEEVAQEKKEEE, from the coding sequence ATGGACAAAAAAGAAGATAATAACAATAGAAAGAAAGTTAGTTTTAATTTAAATTGGCTTTACACCCTCTTGGCTCTATTTTTAGCGGGATGGTTTTTTTTCATGAGCGGAGGTTTGAATAATGGAGCAAAACAAATCAAGGAAGCTCAGTTTTTTGAATACGTTCGCGATGGGTATGTACAAAAATTTACATTAAACAAAGATGAAGAAAAAGTCTTGGTTTATTTAACTTCAGAGGCATTAGAAAAACCTGAATTTAAAGGATTAAAGCAAACACCAGGTTTTCTAGGTGAGTCACCCAATATGCACTTTACCGTGGGAGATAGAACTTTATTTTTACAAAAATTTGATCAACTCCCCGAGGAAACTAAAGCAGAAGTTTCAATGAGTATAGAGGAGAATAATCCTTGGGTCAATGTGATTCTACAAATATTGATTTGGATACTTTTGATAGGACTTCTATGGACATTTATTTTCAGAAGAATGGGCGCTGGGGGAGGAGGTCCTGGTGGGCAAATATTTAATATCGGTAAATCAAAAGCAAAACTCTATGACCAGAATGAGAAGGTAAAAGTTTCCTTTAAAGATGTAGCTGGTTTAGAAGGAGCAAAAGAAGAGGTAGAGGAAATTGTTGAGTTTCTGAAAAATCCAGAAAAATTTACTCGCCTAGGAGGTAAAATCCCAAAAGGTGCATTGCTGATTGGTTCTCCAGGAACAGGTAAAACACTGTTGGCTAAAGCTGTAGCAGGTGAAGCTGAAGTTCCGTTTTTCTCGCTATCGGGGTCAGATTTTGTAGAAATGTTTGTAGGTGTAGGAGCCTCACGCGTACGTGATTTGTTCAAAAAAGCAAAAGAAAAATCACCTTCCATTATTTTCATTGATGAGATTGATGCCATCGGTAGAGCTCGAGGTAAAAATGCAATGATGAATAGTAACGATGAACGTGAAAACACACTGAATCAATTGCTTACAGAAATGGATGGTTTTGGAACAAACACCAATGTCATTGTATTGGCTGCAACCAATCGTGCTGATATTCTAGACAAAGCTTTGATGAGAGCTGGGCGATTTGACCGAAGGATTTATGTCGATTTACCAGAATTACATGAGCGAAAACAAATCTTTAAAGTTCATACAAAAAATTTGAAAATCAAAGAAGAATTAGATTTAGAATTTTTAGCAAAACAAACGCCAGGCTTTAGTGGAGCAGATATTGCTAATATTTGTAATGAAGCAGCTTTGATTGCCGCAAGAAAAAATAAAGAATATATTGACCGTCAAGATTTCTTAGATGCTGTAGACCGCATCATCGGTGGTTTAGAAAAAAGAGGGAAAATCATCAAATCGAGTGAGAAGAAAAGAATCGCCTACCACGAGGCGGGTCATGCCACTGTCAGCTGGTTGCTAGAGCATGCCTCTCCGCTTGTAAAGGTAACGATAGTTCCACGCGGTAGAAGCTTAGGGGCTGCTTGGTATTTGCCAGAAGAAAGACAAATTACGACAGAGGAGCAATTACTCGACGAGATGAGTGCTCTTTTGGGCGGTAGAGCAGCAGAGGAAGTTATGTTTGGAAATTACTCTACTGGAGCTCAAAATGATTTAGAGCGAGCCTTTAAGCAAAGTATGGCGATGGTAACGATTTATGGATTAAGTGATAAAATTGGTCACGTTTCTTATTATGATAGTTCGGGGCAATCAGATTATTCGTTCAACAAGCCTTACTCTGAGCAGACCGCAGAAAAAATTGATGATGAGATTAAGCGAATTATTGATGAGCAGTACCAGCGTTGTATTAAACTTCTAAGTGATAACAAAGATAAATTAACGCAATTAGCCGAAATTTTATTGGAAAAAGAAGTCATATTCAGAGATGATTTAGAGAAAATTTTCGGGAAGAGAGAATTCTCTAATGCACAAGACCCATTTAAAGAAACGAAAAGCGAAAAAGTCATCTATGAAGAAGTAGCTCAAGAAAAAAAAGAGGAGGAGTAA
- a CDS encoding copper homeostasis protein CutC produces the protein MKHLEIACFTEIATQIALKSEADRIEFCDDLPLGGTTPNLEIFKGLKKNASIPIFVMIRPRGGNFVYSKAEVLRMRNSIEQFRNAGADGFVFGLLDTNGHIDEENCKILLDMASNLPCSFHRAIDQTPIFFEGLEKIIELGFRTVLTSGGASAAEKGLKNIQLAQEKYGKQINIMPGGGIRSSNLAKIVNESGCNWFHSSAIVENGQISTTEISRLKKILK, from the coding sequence ATGAAACACTTAGAAATTGCTTGTTTTACTGAAATCGCTACGCAAATTGCGCTGAAATCTGAAGCCGATCGCATTGAGTTTTGTGATGATTTACCCTTAGGCGGAACGACTCCCAATTTAGAAATTTTTAAAGGCTTGAAAAAAAATGCATCGATACCCATTTTTGTGATGATTCGGCCGCGGGGCGGAAACTTTGTTTATTCTAAAGCGGAAGTTCTAAGAATGAGAAACAGCATTGAGCAATTTAGAAATGCTGGGGCAGATGGCTTTGTATTTGGTTTGCTTGATACCAACGGCCATATTGATGAAGAAAATTGTAAAATACTACTAGACATGGCTAGTAACCTCCCCTGCTCTTTCCATCGTGCGATTGATCAAACTCCAATTTTTTTTGAAGGCTTAGAAAAAATCATTGAATTGGGATTCCGTACAGTGCTGACTTCTGGTGGAGCGAGCGCCGCCGAGAAAGGATTAAAAAACATTCAATTGGCCCAAGAAAAATATGGCAAGCAAATCAACATTATGCCTGGTGGAGGAATTAGAAGTAGCAATTTGGCTAAAATCGTAAACGAATCAGGTTGTAATTGGTTTCATTCTTCAGCAATTGTAGAAAACGGCCAAATTTCTACCACAGAAATTTCAAGGCTTAAAAAAATTCTGAAGTAA
- a CDS encoding DUF4302 domain-containing protein, translated as MKNIKYLLIAIVGFLSSSCTEDFTPTFDKNPTERFLEQKNRFNEILKNSEHGWVLQSFPSSDQQHGGHNFYFNFEDNNTLKTSYEFLDVTTNIVTSTYAIKQSSGVYLSLDTYNNYAHFFATPTADSYQAFGGEFEYNLLDSSTNDTINIMGRKTRNKMRFIKLKESWADYNNKVTANRNLLPIAKIIGELGGNNISVNINERRIHFSFQENGENKLIAEAFIYTDRGISLYEPVEIFGKKYQNFTFNEEKTQMLPDNGDLVLKIFVPAIDLSSTGWELDISIPEQRADIIQQTFQSVFEENMKKEDETLLSKIFFGKRGKEVGIQLITGKGTKFYLAAFSLNFSGSSLGKEYLEIKEAGESTNWRFYRHLNPLKDIFTKNTPYKLELNDAKNPTQVKLISVDNPSFWFVLNRRNS; from the coding sequence ATGAAAAATATAAAATACTTACTTATAGCAATTGTTGGCTTCCTGTCAAGTTCCTGTACCGAAGATTTTACACCTACTTTTGATAAGAATCCTACAGAAAGGTTCTTAGAACAAAAAAATAGATTTAATGAGATCTTAAAAAATTCTGAGCACGGTTGGGTTCTTCAGAGCTTCCCTTCTAGCGACCAACAGCATGGTGGGCATAATTTCTATTTCAATTTTGAAGATAATAATACACTAAAGACCTCTTATGAGTTTCTAGACGTTACAACAAATATCGTAACGTCGACTTACGCCATCAAGCAGTCTAGTGGAGTTTATTTATCCTTAGACACTTACAATAACTATGCACACTTTTTTGCAACCCCTACTGCTGATAGTTATCAAGCATTTGGGGGAGAATTTGAGTATAATTTATTAGACTCTTCTACAAATGATACCATTAACATCATGGGTAGAAAAACACGCAATAAAATGCGCTTTATCAAATTAAAAGAATCTTGGGCAGATTATAATAACAAAGTAACTGCTAACCGAAATCTCCTCCCCATAGCAAAAATTATAGGTGAACTTGGAGGCAACAATATATCTGTAAACATCAATGAACGCAGAATTCACTTTTCATTCCAAGAAAATGGTGAAAATAAATTGATAGCAGAAGCATTCATTTATACCGATAGAGGAATCTCACTCTATGAACCCGTTGAAATTTTTGGGAAAAAATATCAAAATTTTACCTTCAACGAGGAAAAAACACAAATGCTTCCCGATAATGGAGATCTTGTACTCAAAATCTTCGTTCCAGCAATTGATTTAAGCTCAACGGGATGGGAATTAGACATTTCAATCCCAGAGCAGCGAGCAGATATCATCCAGCAAACCTTCCAAAGTGTTTTTGAAGAAAATATGAAAAAGGAAGACGAAACACTTCTATCTAAAATCTTCTTTGGAAAACGAGGAAAAGAAGTCGGCATTCAACTTATAACTGGAAAAGGAACTAAATTTTATCTTGCTGCATTTTCATTAAACTTTAGTGGAAGTAGTTTAGGTAAAGAATACTTAGAGATAAAAGAAGCAGGAGAAAGTACTAACTGGAGATTCTATCGTCATTTAAACCCACTGAAGGATATTTTTACAAAAAATACTCCTTATAAACTTGAGCTAAACGATGCTAAAAACCCAACACAAGTGAAGCTCATTAGTGTTGATAATCCAAGTTTTTGGTTTGTTCTCAATAGAAGAAACTCCTAA
- a CDS encoding zinc-binding metallopeptidase gives MKNIKITSMLLGAFLLLGGCQEDNVDKNVDVITVDDRQQTEFDEYLKTIFTDKYNIKFIYKWDDKESDTNYALVPARLSKSVQMANIVKYLALDAYESVAPDDFLKKYFPKTIMLVGSAAYRNNGTMVLGTAEGGVKITLYDVNKLNDIQGKTEEELQPIIQRLFEFYFRTIFHEFSHILHQTVDYTPAFQQISETDYVGGEWNKAWEDGESLKKGFISDYSSKERNEDFVELIAHYITTSPEKWEEKLNAAGKEGATKINQKMNIISTYMEEKWSIDINKLRDEVLRRAAKLNEIDLNKTNA, from the coding sequence ATGAAAAATATAAAAATTACAAGTATGCTTTTGGGTGCTTTCCTTTTATTAGGTGGCTGCCAAGAAGATAACGTAGATAAAAACGTTGATGTCATCACTGTTGACGATAGGCAACAAACCGAATTTGATGAATATCTTAAAACCATCTTTACAGATAAATACAATATTAAATTCATCTACAAGTGGGATGATAAAGAATCTGACACAAACTACGCCCTTGTACCAGCTCGTCTCTCTAAATCAGTGCAAATGGCTAATATTGTAAAATACTTAGCTTTAGATGCTTACGAATCTGTAGCCCCTGATGATTTTCTGAAAAAATATTTCCCAAAAACCATCATGCTCGTCGGTTCTGCTGCTTACAGAAACAACGGAACAATGGTACTCGGTACAGCAGAAGGTGGCGTTAAAATCACCTTATATGATGTTAATAAATTAAATGACATTCAAGGTAAAACAGAAGAAGAGCTGCAGCCAATCATTCAAAGGTTATTTGAGTTCTATTTTAGAACTATTTTTCACGAATTTTCACACATTTTACACCAAACAGTAGATTACACACCTGCTTTTCAACAAATTAGTGAAACTGACTATGTAGGTGGAGAGTGGAACAAAGCATGGGAAGACGGAGAATCTCTGAAAAAAGGATTCATTAGCGATTATTCATCCAAAGAAAGAAATGAAGATTTTGTAGAATTAATAGCTCATTACATTACTACTTCACCAGAAAAATGGGAAGAAAAATTAAATGCAGCTGGAAAAGAAGGAGCTACCAAAATCAATCAAAAAATGAATATCATTTCCACCTATATGGAAGAAAAATGGTCTATTGATATTAATAAATTAAGAGATGAAGTACTGAGAAGAGCTGCTAAATTAAACGAAATAGATCTTAACAAAACTAATGCTTAA
- a CDS encoding RagB/SusD family nutrient uptake outer membrane protein, which yields MKKYIFKTKIIAALSLLTFASCNDYLDELPDNRTQIDSKVKIQKLLNSAYLSKNSYALVTEISSDNIADYGISNPNTQRILEQISYWKDITETSNDDLKNFWEECYLSIANANQALHSIEEYHGKEDLSAEKGEALVARAYLHFLLVNVFSKNYNPANSGSDLGVVYMEKPEKTLNPTYKRESVASIYEKIERDLEAGLPLINDEIYKVSKFHFTKSAAYAFAARFYLFYEKWDKAEKYADLALGNTPKLRNWEKMSLLPKSAKVLSKAYFEDNSNYLLQTSTSNIGLIFGAYYTGGRFSHTQFVNDKLTFNAPMPWAPNGVESSSFHVRPSVYPATNLDKVLLHKMPYLFEYTDPVTGTGYNRSVLTPLHAEETLLVRAEAKILQGKFDEGLKDIHLWTSNFYKVNTQVSIEENNQFYNNIPYASSETLSVKNKLNPAFTVSAGTQENLIHYLLHCRRILTIHEGLRWFDLKRYGIEVFRIQYNASSIPHIAESLKPNDPRRALQLPADVISAGLEANPR from the coding sequence ATGAAAAAATATATATTTAAAACAAAAATCATAGCTGCTTTATCTTTATTAACTTTTGCCTCGTGTAATGATTATTTAGATGAGCTCCCCGACAATAGAACTCAAATTGATTCTAAAGTTAAGATTCAGAAGTTACTAAACTCTGCTTATTTATCCAAAAACAGCTACGCTCTAGTAACTGAAATTTCATCTGACAACATTGCTGATTATGGAATTTCAAACCCCAATACTCAGCGGATTCTTGAGCAAATCTCTTATTGGAAAGACATTACAGAAACCAGTAACGATGACCTAAAGAATTTTTGGGAAGAATGTTATTTATCCATTGCAAATGCCAACCAAGCTCTTCATTCGATAGAAGAATACCATGGCAAGGAAGATTTATCTGCAGAGAAAGGAGAAGCTTTGGTCGCAAGAGCTTACTTACATTTTCTCTTGGTCAATGTTTTTTCAAAAAATTATAACCCAGCAAATAGTGGTAGCGACCTAGGCGTGGTTTATATGGAAAAGCCTGAGAAAACACTTAACCCTACCTATAAAAGAGAAAGTGTTGCTTCTATCTATGAAAAAATTGAACGAGATTTAGAAGCCGGACTTCCTTTAATTAATGATGAAATTTACAAAGTAAGTAAATTCCACTTTACAAAAAGTGCCGCTTACGCATTTGCTGCAAGGTTTTATCTTTTCTATGAAAAATGGGACAAAGCAGAAAAATATGCTGACCTAGCATTAGGCAACACCCCAAAGCTAAGAAACTGGGAGAAAATGAGCTTGCTCCCTAAAAGTGCTAAGGTTCTTTCTAAAGCTTACTTTGAGGACAATTCAAACTATTTGCTTCAAACTTCTACTTCAAACATTGGCTTAATCTTTGGAGCTTACTACACTGGGGGGAGATTTAGCCACACCCAGTTTGTGAATGATAAACTTACCTTCAATGCACCTATGCCTTGGGCACCAAATGGTGTTGAGAGTTCAAGTTTTCACGTTCGCCCAAGCGTTTACCCTGCCACTAATTTAGATAAAGTTTTATTACATAAAATGCCTTATCTATTTGAATATACAGATCCTGTCACTGGAACTGGATATAATCGAAGTGTTTTAACTCCTTTACATGCAGAGGAAACACTTTTGGTGAGAGCCGAAGCTAAAATTCTGCAAGGAAAGTTTGATGAAGGACTAAAAGACATTCATTTATGGACATCTAATTTCTATAAAGTAAATACGCAAGTGAGCATCGAAGAAAATAACCAGTTCTATAACAATATTCCTTATGCTAGCAGTGAAACACTAAGCGTGAAGAATAAACTAAACCCAGCGTTTACAGTAAGTGCAGGAACTCAGGAAAATCTAATCCATTACTTGCTACACTGTAGAAGAATTTTAACCATTCATGAAGGTCTAAGATGGTTTGATTTAAAACGCTATGGGATAGAAGTTTTTAGAATTCAGTATAATGCATCAAGTATACCTCACATAGCAGAATCACTAAAGCCCAATGACCCAAGAAGAGCATTACAATTACCCGCTGATGTAATTTCTGCAGGTTTAGAAGCAAATCCTAGATAA